Proteins encoded within one genomic window of Candidatus Pseudothioglobus singularis PS1:
- a CDS encoding ATP-binding cassette domain-containing protein produces the protein MPLITLDNISLRFSEKVILDEINATIHKGDKIGLIGRNGEGKSTFLKVLAGIVAADDGDLKIQNSTRISYLEQQPPEDNDNTLFNIVAHGLGESGKIISKYHNALKDGNISESSQLQEQIESQDLWPYLHKIETVLNRFKLSADSSLSTLSGGWKRRVMLAKAIVQEPDILLLDEPTNHMDITAILDLEKMLKDFHGTLILISHDRSFVKGIVNKIFDLDRGNLSIFDCGYQDYLKRKENLLNSEELENARFNKKLAQEEAWIRQGIKARRTRNEGRVRALEAMRKQFFSKRKQQGNVKIHALEDERRVSKIVFEVKNIDFSMEELELVKHFSLLVLKGEKIGIIGGNGSGKSTLIKLLLGELLPSEGSIRRSKTIQLAYFDQMRESLDPNIKAMDFVSGGKDYIDINGKSKHVIGYLRQFLFTGKQAMAPIKMFSGGEKNRLMLAKILSQPANLLVLDEPTNDLDVETLELLEEMLVDYAGTLILISHDRTFLNNIVSSTIVMEGNAVIEQYSGGYDDYILQKNERLNDKAPKQSITKSKSKKSSQKLSYNDQQLLKSLPEKIEDLENEITMAQKMLSDPDFYQNPDAQNLTIKLSSMEKEIGQLYDKWSELDNG, from the coding sequence ATGCCACTTATAACCTTAGACAATATTTCTCTTAGATTTTCTGAAAAAGTGATCCTTGATGAAATCAATGCAACCATTCATAAAGGTGACAAGATTGGTCTCATTGGTCGTAATGGCGAAGGCAAGTCTACTTTTTTAAAAGTCCTAGCTGGAATAGTGGCAGCTGATGATGGCGATCTTAAGATTCAAAATAGTACAAGAATTAGCTATTTAGAGCAGCAGCCGCCTGAAGATAACGACAATACACTTTTCAATATTGTTGCACATGGGCTTGGAGAGAGTGGAAAAATTATTTCAAAGTATCATAATGCTTTAAAAGATGGAAATATTTCTGAAAGTTCTCAACTACAAGAGCAAATTGAGAGTCAAGATTTGTGGCCTTATTTACATAAAATTGAAACTGTCTTAAATCGATTTAAGCTTAGTGCAGATTCATCCCTATCAACTCTCTCAGGGGGATGGAAGAGAAGAGTAATGCTTGCAAAAGCGATTGTCCAGGAACCAGATATTCTTTTGCTGGATGAGCCCACTAACCATATGGACATAACGGCGATTCTTGATTTGGAAAAAATGCTCAAAGATTTTCATGGAACTTTAATTTTGATCAGTCATGATCGCTCATTTGTTAAGGGAATTGTCAATAAGATCTTTGATTTAGATCGTGGCAATCTATCTATATTTGACTGTGGCTACCAAGATTACCTTAAACGCAAAGAAAATTTGCTTAATAGTGAGGAGCTTGAAAATGCAAGGTTTAATAAAAAGCTCGCTCAAGAAGAAGCTTGGATTCGTCAAGGAATCAAAGCACGAAGAACTCGTAATGAAGGAAGAGTTAGGGCGCTTGAGGCTATGCGTAAACAATTTTTCAGTAAACGAAAACAGCAAGGAAACGTCAAAATACATGCGCTAGAAGATGAGAGGCGCGTTTCTAAAATAGTTTTTGAAGTTAAAAATATTGACTTCTCAATGGAAGAGCTTGAGCTTGTAAAGCATTTTTCTCTTCTCGTTTTAAAAGGTGAAAAAATTGGAATTATTGGAGGCAATGGGTCCGGTAAATCGACCTTAATAAAGTTGCTTCTTGGAGAGCTTCTTCCTAGTGAAGGAAGCATAAGGCGCTCAAAAACGATTCAGCTTGCCTACTTTGATCAAATGAGAGAGTCGCTTGATCCTAACATAAAGGCTATGGATTTTGTCTCTGGTGGTAAAGACTATATTGATATTAACGGAAAAAGTAAACATGTCATTGGCTATCTCAGACAATTCCTATTTACAGGTAAACAAGCAATGGCGCCTATCAAAATGTTCTCTGGTGGTGAGAAAAATCGGTTAATGCTCGCGAAAATTCTGTCTCAACCAGCCAACCTTTTAGTGCTTGATGAGCCTACCAATGACTTGGATGTGGAAACGCTTGAACTTTTAGAGGAGATGCTGGTTGATTATGCAGGCACACTGATCCTAATATCACATGACAGAACCTTCTTAAATAACATCGTCAGCTCCACCATCGTGATGGAAGGTAACGCTGTTATTGAGCAGTATTCTGGGGGCTATGATGACTACATACTTCAAAAAAATGAAAGATTAAATGATAAAGCTCCTAAACAGTCTATTACCAAATCTAAATCCAAAAAATCTTCTCAAAAGCTCTCCTATAATGATCAGCAACTATTAAAATCTTTACCTGAGAAAATTGAAGACTTGGAAAATGAGATCACGATGGCGCAAAAAATGTTGTCAGATCCAGATTTTTATCAAAACCCAGATGCTCAAAATTTGACAATTAAACTCAGCAGTATGGAAAAAGAAATAGGTCAGCTTTATGATAAATGGAGTGAATTAGATAATGGATAA
- a CDS encoding haloacid dehalogenase-like hydrolase: MDNSNVPLIVDLDHTLIDTDLLFLSSLGVLSKRPWLIGHYLFWLFKGKGFLKDQLVRRFEINIPELPYNESVISYIMERKKEGSKIFLATASHKNYAFAVAKHLKFFDDVMATNKDFNLSSQNKADTLVNRFGEKNFDYMGDHMRDLPVWEVSRLSIIVNATNRIITSTMHLKTFVLSSKA, translated from the coding sequence ATGGATAATAGCAATGTGCCACTCATTGTTGATCTTGATCACACACTAATTGACACCGATTTATTGTTTTTATCGTCATTGGGTGTCCTATCAAAGAGGCCCTGGCTGATTGGTCATTACTTATTCTGGTTATTTAAAGGGAAAGGTTTCTTAAAAGATCAGCTTGTTAGACGATTTGAAATTAACATTCCTGAACTGCCTTATAACGAGAGCGTTATAAGCTACATTATGGAACGCAAAAAAGAGGGCTCTAAAATTTTTTTGGCAACTGCCTCACACAAAAATTATGCCTTTGCTGTTGCTAAACATCTCAAATTTTTCGATGATGTTATGGCTACTAACAAAGACTTCAATCTCTCAAGTCAAAACAAGGCAGATACGTTAGTTAATCGATTTGGTGAGAAAAACTTTGACTACATGGGAGATCATATGAGGGACCTTCCAGTATGGGAAGTGTCCAGACTATCCATTATTGTGAATGCGACAAACCGAATCATTACAAGCACAATGCATCTTAAAACCTTTGTGTTATCCAGTAAAGCTTAA
- the uvrC gene encoding excinuclease ABC subunit UvrC, whose product MKNENLKIKLENLSKKSGVYKMLDKSGKVIYVGKAKNLKNRVSNYFAKSNQDEKTQLLQKNIDDFSIIITKTETQALLLENDLIKQFKPKYNILLKDSKSYPYIYISNDKHPRLGMFRGKKNKDYHYFGPYPSKYAARDALVLLKKIFKVRQCSNSFYRARSRPCLEYQIGLCSAPCVGKISDERYDQDVELVSLFLNGKSTKLLNQVSKKMKSASTDLDFEAAAKYRDQLISLRTIQEKHSSQFTSDMDVVSILKDAEVHCIEIVFVRSGKQIGNETFFPKNAKKDSCERVLSAFLPLYYLGKNTPKEIVISHKLGDKILLESGLSTKLIHKPKIDKKLFLETATLNAKENLKQRLLLKYTKKKQLEGIQKTLALDSLPEVMECFDISHTMGEATTASCVVFEKGLPKTSEYRQFNIKDITPGDDYAAINQAVFRRYSRLLDSKKEMPDIVFIDGGLGQLNQAIMVMNSIGIDSVLLVGVAKGEGRKAGLETLITVENDKVKRISLPPFDPALLLINHIRDESHRFAIKNHRKKRAKKRTQSSLESIKGVGVNKRSALLNHFGGIQEIENASLDELQKVVGINYKLATKILESLKK is encoded by the coding sequence ATGAAAAACGAAAATTTAAAAATTAAATTAGAAAACCTTTCAAAAAAATCTGGCGTCTATAAGATGCTTGATAAATCAGGAAAAGTTATCTATGTTGGCAAAGCAAAAAACCTAAAAAATCGTGTTTCAAATTATTTTGCAAAGTCAAACCAAGACGAAAAAACACAGTTACTCCAAAAAAATATTGATGATTTTTCAATCATCATTACCAAAACTGAAACTCAAGCACTTCTTTTAGAGAATGATCTTATTAAACAGTTTAAGCCAAAGTACAACATTCTTCTTAAGGACTCAAAGAGCTACCCTTATATTTATATTAGTAACGACAAGCATCCCCGTTTAGGGATGTTTAGAGGCAAGAAAAATAAAGACTACCACTACTTTGGCCCTTATCCATCTAAATATGCAGCAAGAGATGCTCTAGTTCTTTTAAAAAAAATATTTAAGGTAAGGCAATGCAGTAACAGTTTTTACAGGGCAAGGTCGCGCCCCTGTCTCGAGTACCAAATTGGATTATGCAGCGCCCCATGTGTTGGAAAAATCTCTGACGAAAGGTATGACCAGGATGTTGAATTGGTCTCTTTATTTTTAAATGGCAAGTCAACAAAGCTTCTCAATCAGGTATCCAAAAAAATGAAGTCTGCCTCTACTGATCTTGATTTTGAAGCCGCTGCAAAATACAGAGATCAGCTTATCAGCCTCAGAACAATTCAAGAAAAGCACAGCTCACAATTTACATCCGATATGGACGTTGTCAGCATCTTAAAAGATGCTGAGGTGCACTGCATTGAGATTGTTTTTGTTCGTTCAGGAAAACAAATTGGTAACGAGACATTCTTTCCAAAAAATGCAAAAAAAGATTCTTGTGAAAGAGTCCTAAGCGCTTTTTTACCGCTCTATTATTTAGGTAAAAATACGCCAAAGGAGATTGTCATAAGCCACAAGCTGGGGGATAAAATTCTTTTAGAGTCTGGGCTATCGACAAAGCTTATCCATAAGCCAAAGATTGATAAAAAACTTTTTTTGGAAACGGCAACTCTAAACGCTAAAGAAAATTTAAAGCAGCGCCTTTTACTTAAGTATACAAAAAAGAAGCAGCTTGAGGGGATTCAAAAAACCTTAGCACTAGATTCACTACCTGAGGTGATGGAATGTTTTGACATCAGTCACACCATGGGAGAGGCGACGACTGCCTCCTGTGTTGTGTTTGAAAAAGGATTACCCAAGACTAGTGAGTACAGACAGTTCAACATCAAAGATATAACCCCTGGCGATGACTATGCAGCGATTAATCAGGCTGTCTTTAGAAGGTATTCTCGTCTACTAGATTCTAAAAAGGAGATGCCAGATATTGTTTTTATTGATGGCGGGCTGGGTCAGCTTAACCAAGCCATCATGGTTATGAATTCTATTGGAATTGACTCAGTTCTGCTGGTCGGTGTTGCTAAGGGCGAGGGCAGAAAAGCAGGGCTAGAGACTTTAATCACCGTTGAAAATGACAAAGTAAAAAGAATTTCTCTTCCGCCATTTGATCCCGCTCTCCTTTTAATCAACCATATCAGAGATGAGTCACATCGGTTTGCAATCAAAAATCATCGCAAGAAAAGAGCTAAAAAAAGAACTCAGTCTTCTTTGGAGTCCATCAAGGGGGTTGGTGTAAATAAAAGAAGTGCACTATTAAATCACTTTGGCGGTATTCAAGAAATAGAAAATGCAAGCTTAGATGAGCTTCAAAAAGTAGTTGGCATTAATTATAAATTAGCGACTAAAATACTAGAATCTTTAAAGAAATAA